Part of the Microbulbifer salipaludis genome is shown below.
AAGGCACCATGGGCATCGTCATCAACGACCCGAGTAAAGTGACCTGGAAACAAGTGTTTGCGCAGCTGTCACTGGACGACACCAGCCTGCGCAGCGACGAGCCGGTGCTGGTAGGCGGCCCGGTGGCCCAAGAGCAGGGATTCGTGCTGCACGGTCGCGGCATGCAATTCGCCTCCACTGCCGAGGTCTCCGACGAGATCAGCCTCACCGCATCCAAGGACATCATTGAGTCCCTCGCCTGTGGCCGCGGCCCCGACGATGTGCTGCTGGCCCTCGGCTACGCCGGGTGGGGGCCGGGGCAGCTGGAGCAGGAAATTACCGAGAATGCCTGGCTGACCCTGCCCGCCGAGCCGGAAATCCTCTTTGCCACCCCCTGGGAAAAACGCTGGCAGACCGCCGCCGCGCGCCACGGTATCGACCTTTCCGGCATGGGCAGCCAGTCCGGTCACGCCTGAGGAGTGAGCATGAACAAACCGCGCACCGCCCTGGCGTTCGACTTCGGCACCCGCTCCATCGGCCTCGCCTACGGCCAGAGCCTCACCGGCAGTGCCCGTGAACTGGACCCGCTGCCGGCCAAAGACGGCAAGCCGAACTGGGATCAGGTACAGCGCATTGTCAAAGAGTGGCAGCCGCAGGTACTGCTGGTGGGCCTGCCTCTCAACATGGACGGCACGGAAAGCGAATTCGGCGCCCGCGCGCGCAAATTCGGCCAGCGCCTGCACGGCCGCCTGGGCCTGCCGGTGGAGTATGCCGATGAGCGCCTCAGCACCCGCGCCGCCAAAGACGAAGCCCGTGAGCGCGGCCATCGCGGCAACTACGCCAACCAGCCGGTAGACTCCATCGCCGCGCGGATTTTTCTCGAGGACTGGCTGCGCCAGCAGGGCGCCGGCTAGACCATTCCCGCCACCAAACTGTTAGACTTGCGCGCTCATTTCCAACCGACCTGATTGCCGCGCATGTCCGACTCCCCATCTTCCGCCATCACCACCATCCGCATTGCCACCCGTGAAAGCGCCCTTGCTCTGTGGCAGGCGAATTACGTCAAGCAACAGCTGGAGCTGCATCACCCGGACCTAACCGTGGAACTGCTGCCGCTGACCAGTCGTGGCGACCAGCTGCTGGACATCCCCCTGAGCAAGGTTGGCGGCAAAGGCCTGTTCGTGAAAGA
Proteins encoded:
- a CDS encoding YqgE/AlgH family protein, whose translation is MQPSSIDSDLTHSSLRGQFLIAMPGMQDPRFHQAVAFVCEHGPEGTMGIVINDPSKVTWKQVFAQLSLDDTSLRSDEPVLVGGPVAQEQGFVLHGRGMQFASTAEVSDEISLTASKDIIESLACGRGPDDVLLALGYAGWGPGQLEQEITENAWLTLPAEPEILFATPWEKRWQTAAARHGIDLSGMGSQSGHA
- the ruvX gene encoding Holliday junction resolvase RuvX, which translates into the protein MNKPRTALAFDFGTRSIGLAYGQSLTGSARELDPLPAKDGKPNWDQVQRIVKEWQPQVLLVGLPLNMDGTESEFGARARKFGQRLHGRLGLPVEYADERLSTRAAKDEARERGHRGNYANQPVDSIAARIFLEDWLRQQGAG